A stretch of DNA from Alicyclobacillus acidocaldarius subsp. acidocaldarius Tc-4-1:
GAGGAGGAAAAGGTGTGGCGACATCTCGCGTGGACTCGGAGCGCGCACACGCGTCTTTGCACATGGACAAGCCGATGGATACGGCGCGGATTGAACAGGCGGTCCGCATGATCCTGGAGGCGATTGGAGAAGACCCGGATCGGGAGGGACTGGTGGACACGCCGGCTCGGGTGGCACGCATGTATCAGGAGATCTTTTCGGGGCTCCATCGAGATCCCCAGGAGGAATTGTCGGCTCGGTTCCACGTCGAACACGGCGAAGTGGTGTTGGTGCGGGACATCCCCTTTTATTCGATGTGCGAGCACCACTTGCTTCCGTTTTTCGGAACGGCGCACGTGGCCTATCTTCCGCATAACAACGTCGTGACGGGGCTGTCCAAGCTCGCACGGCTCGTGGACGTCGTGGCCAAGAAGCCTCAAGTCCAGGAACGCATGACCAACGAGATTGCGGACGCTCTGTCGGATGCGCTCCAGGCGGAAGGCGTGCTCGTCGTGATCGACGCGGAACACCTGTGCATGAGCATGCGCGGCATTCGCAAGCCAGGCAGTCGCACCACGACCATTGCCGCGCGCGGCAAATACGACGAGGACACGCGGCTGCGCGAAGAGGTCCTGCATCTCATCCGCCTCGGCGTGTGACCTCGCGTTCGGCCCCTCAATTAGCAGTGATGGCGCCTGCGGGAGCGACTCTGGCGCTCGTCGCGATTGGGAAAGTCGTCCTCGTCGTCGGAAGAGGGGCCGAGCGCCGCGCGCTCCACGCGTTCCCCTGCGTGCCCCGATTCAGGCTTCGACCCGGGCGATCCCGGCACGCGTCCCGCGTCCTCGAATGTCCCAAACACCACGGGCTTTCCGCCTTCCACCATGAGCCGTCCTTTCGCGTAGACGCGCTCGATGCGAAACTGGTCGTCGCACACGATGAGGTCGGCGTCGCAGCCGGCCCTCAATCGGCCCTTGTGCCGAAGCTTGAGCAGCCGCGCGACATTTGCCGTCACAAACGAAACGGCGAGGGAGGCGGGAAGGTGCTCTTCCCGGATGAGATCGACCGTTTCCTCCCACAGTGTCGCGATGCTGCCAATGCCGACGGCCACAAGTTTGCCTCGCTCGTCGAAGATGGGCGAAGAGCCGTTGGAGTCTGAACTCATCGTGATGACATGCGGCTCCACGCCCCCGTCAAGCAACTTCACGATGGCTTTCGAAGGCTTGACGGAGACGTGATCGTGCGCGTCCGGGCGAATGCCGCTCGTGATGTCGCACATGCCGTAGCGCTTGCCCCATTCGATGCTTGCCTCCAGAAGCCCTGGGTTCCGATTCAGGTGGGTCGGCACGAAGGTGGAGCGGGGCAAGCCGGTGCGCTTGGCGACGCGGATCAAGAGATCCAGGTGGTCGTCTTCGTCGCCCATGTGAAAGTGAACCACGCCCGCCTTACCCGCTAACAGCCCACCTACGTACGCCTCCGAGACCAGTTCGGCAATCTCGTTCTCGTCGGGATGGCTCGAGCGCGAATCGGCGATGGCAATTTCTCCGACCCCGATGACTTTCTCAATCAGGACGAGATCGGACCTCGGCATCCCTGTCAGCGTCCGGGTGGGGACCTGATAGGCGCCGCTGTAGATATACGTGGTGATGCCTTCGAAGTCCAGCGCGAAGGCCTTCGCGAGAAGTTCTCGGGTGCTTCTCGTGACGCCGTCGGTGCCTAGCACGCCCACGGCCGTCGTGACGCCCGCGACTGTGATATGGGACAGGGGGATCTCGGGCGTCCGATAGTGGAATCCGCCTTCGCCTCCGCCGCCCGCCATGTGCACGTGCTGGTCGATGAGGCCCGGGAAGGTAGGCCGGCCGTCGAGATCGATCACGTCGATGGGCACGTTGCCGGTGAGCTGCAAGTCGCGCTCGATGGCAGCAATCTGCCGACCGGCAAGGAGGATGTCCCGGATGCCGAGATCGTCCGGCGCGTAGACGTGCGCGCGCTTCAATAAGGTCAGCGGTGCCATAGCAACCTCCTCGTCGAGAACGCTCCATGGTAGGATATTCCATATCATGGAGGGCTATGCGCACCTTTGCGTCAAAAAAACCGCCCCGCTTGGGGCGGTTCTGCGAGCCGCTTCAGCCGTTCAGCGCGGCCTCGTAATTCTTGTTGGCCTGATCCCAGTTCACGACGTTCCACCAGGCTTTGATGTATTCCGGACGGCGGTTCTGGTACTTCAGGTAGTACGCGTGCTCCCATACGTCGAGGCCGAGGATGGGCTTCTTGCCCTCCATGAGGGGGTTGTCCTGGTTCGCGGTGCTCATCAGGGCGAGTTTGCCGTTGTCGAGGACGAGCCAGGCCCAGCCGCTTCCGAAGCGAGCCGTGGCGACCTGCGTGAACTGTTCCTTGAAGGACTCAAAGCTGCCGAACGTCTCCCGGATAGCGTCCGCCAGCTTGCCGGTCGGCTCGCCGCCGCCGTTTGGCGAGAGAAGCGGCCAGAACAGGCTGTGGTTGGCGTGACCGCCGCCGTTGTTGCGAACCGCGGTGCGGATGTCCTCCGGAACGGCGTCCAGGTTGCTGATGAGTTGTTCCACGGTCTTGGATTCGAGATCCGGATGGCCCTCAAGCGCCTTGTTCAGGTTGTTGACGTACGCCGCGTGGTGGCCATTGTAGTGAACATTCATGGTCGCCGCGTCGATGTGCGGCTCGAGCGCATCATACGCATAAGGAAGCGGTGGGAGTTGATGTGGCATGCGCAGCTCAACCTCCTTACGAATTTTCATGATCCGCTCCCATTGTAGCGCATGTCTGTCCACAATTCCAGATGAGGAGGAAATCTGAGGATCTTCGTGCCGCGCCGCCTGCACGTCGCGCGTCCAGTTTACGGAGCGCACGCAGGGATGGTATACATGAATGGAGATGTCGTAGCAGGAAAGGGAGATGAGGTTGCACCTTCTGGAAGGCAAGACCATCGCCGTGATGGGCGTCGCCAATCGCCGCTCCATCGCGTGGGCGGTGGCTGAATCGGTCCGCCGGTTGGGCGGGAAGCTCATCTTCACCTATCGAAGCGACCGCGCCGGCCGCGAATTGGAGCGGCTGTGTCAGGACGCGTTTGGTGGCGAGATGCCACTCATCGTCCGGTGCGACGTGCAGGACGAGGCTTCGCTTGAGGAGGCGTTTGCCCAGATTGCGCGCGAGACCGACTGCCTCGATGGGCTGGTCCACTCCATCGCGCATGCGCGCGTCGAGGATCTCCAGGGGGAGTTTGTCGATACGCCGCGCGAGGGCTTCGATCTCGCCCTCGAGACGAGCGCCTATAGCCTCGTTGCTGTCGCGCGCGCTGTGCGCCCGCTCATGAAGCGCGGCGGCAGCATCGTCACCATGAGCTATTTGGGAGCTGAGCGCGCGGTTCCCAATTACAACGTGATGGGCGTGGCGAAGGCCGCCCTCGAGGCTTCGGTGCGGTATCTGGCGCGCGATCTCGGCCCAAACGCCATCCGGGTGAACGCCATCTCGGCGGGGCCCATTCGCACGCTGGCCGCGAAGGGCGTCCGCGGCTTTAACGAGGTGCTGCATGCCGTCGAGGAGCGCGCCCCCCTCAAGCGGAACATCACCGCCGAAGAGGTCGGCGACGTGACCGCGTTCCTCTTGAGCGATCTCGCCCGCGGCGTGACAGGCGAAGTCATTCACGTCGACGGTGGCTATCACATTGTCGGCATTTGACGGATTCGTGCGGGGATCGCGACTCCCCGCACGCCCACGCCTCTCATTCCTCGATGTCTACCCCCACCGCGTCTGCGATGCTGGCGAACCCGTCGCGGGCAAGGAGCGCGTCGAGCCCGCGGACGAGTTCCCCCACCACGGCTGGCCCTCGGTAGATGAGGGCCGTGTAGATCTGCACGAGCGAAGCGCCGTTCCGGATTTTCTCGTACGCGTCTTCCGCGGTGAACACGCCGCCGGATCCCATGATGGGCACCCGTCGCTGCGCCGCTCGCGCCGCGATGCGCACCACTTCGGTCGATCGCGCCGCCAGTGGGCGTCCGCTCAGACCCCCCGCCTCGTCTCGATTCGGCCCGGAAAGCGGCGGCCGCTGGACCGTGGTGTTGGTGCAGATGAGCCCCAGGTGTTCCCGAAACGGCGACGTGGCCAACGCGTCCACGATGCGCTCGATCTCGTCGTTGGGAAGGTCCGGGGCCAGCTTGACCCAGATCGACAGACGATACTGGCTCCGTATGGGCTCGATGGCGTGTAACAGGTCTAGAATGAAAGCCTCCGACTGGAGCTCGCGCAGCCCCGGGGTGTTCGGCGAACTCACGTTGATGGTCAAATAGTCGGCGAAGGGCGCCACTTGCTCGAGTGCCGCGCGGTAGTCCTCATGCGCGATGGCATTGGGGGTGTCTTTGTTCTTTCCGATATTGATGCCCAGAATGCCGCCTGTGCTGGCCTCCCGCACCCGGGCAAGACGCCTGGCGACGGCCGCGGCCCCCTCGTTGTTGAATCCCATTCGGTTGATCAGCGCCTCGTCCTGAATGAGGCGGAAGAGGCGGGGCTTGGGGTTTCCCGGCTGAGGTCTCGGCGTCACCGTGCCGATTTCGACAAAGGAGAAGCCCATCCGGTACCAAGCCGGAATCGCGACGCCGTTCTTGTCGAGCCCCGCTGCCAGTCCGATGGGATGCGGAAACGGAAGGCCGAGCACCGTCTGCGACAGGCGGTCGGACGCTTGGACGCGCGGGCCAAACCACCCTGCGGCGGCCGGGACGCGGCGAAGTGCCGCGAGCGTCCATTCGTGCGCCCGTTCCGCCGACAGGCGAAATAGGATGGATCGGACAGCGGAATACATACGCTCCCCCTCGTTGTGCCGGACGATTGTCGTTCGCAAGTGTACCATGATCGCAAGCGGGATGCACGGCGACGCATCGAGGCGCCTGGAGTTCACCTCACCGATCAAAATCCGCGGGAGGCGCCCCGGCCGCAGAGCGCTGTCACACAAGCGGTCCCTCGTCCGTCTACTCAATGGACCCAGATTTGAAGGGGTTGGAGCATGAGGCACGCGCGTCGCAAGGAAACGCCGGCGGAGGACGCGGCGCTGCTCGCCGAGTGGATGGAGTTATACGGCGGCGACGTGATCCGGCTGGCGTACTCGTATGTCCACAACTTTCACAAGGCTGAAGACATCGCTCAGGATGTGTTCCTGCGCGCGTGGCAGCACTATGGAGAATTTCAGGGTCAATCGTCCGTCAAGACGTGGCTTTTGTCCATTACGGCCAACCGCGCGCGGGACGTCCTTCGATCCGGCGCTGAACGGCGCGAGTTCGCCGACGAAGGTGAAGCCTTCGCTCGGGAAATCGAACCGTGCGATCCGGCCGACGTGGTCGCGGACAAGTTGGCACGCGATGCCGTGTGGCGGGCTATCCGGGCGCTGCCGGAAACGTATCGCGAGGTGATGGAACTGTATTACGGAAACGATCTCACGACGCATGAAGTCGCACAGGTCCTGGGGATTCGCGATCAGACGGTGAGGACGCGCCTGCACCGCGGGCGGCAGATGCTCGAGCGAGCGCTCGCCGAGCAAGGAGGGATGGGCGTTGACCACGCGTGACGATGACGAGCTGGAGGCGAGGATCCGGCGCGCCTATCGAGAACGCGAGCCTGTGCCGTTCCGAGAGGAACTGAAGGCGCGCGTGCTCCGGGCAGCGGCGTCCGCCCAGGGAAAATCTTCGCCTCGCCCGGCAACGCGCAAGAGCAACCGCCTGATGTCCTCGGCTGCGCTGTGGGTGGCGAGCGTGGCCGTGGCACTTTTGTGCCTTGTGGTGGCGTGGCCGAAAACGCCGCTCCAATGGATGAGGGGTGACCAGACGTCGAGACCGTCTGTTCACTCCCATGTCCTTGTCCACACCGTGGTTCGAGGGTTCGGACTCGCGTACGCGCCGATTCAGGTGCTCAACGTACGCATCGGCACCTTGCCAGGCGAACCCGTCGACTCGTGTGTGCTGGCTGAACTGCGAAACACCTCGAATGAGACGCTGTATGAGCCCGACGTGATGGGCGTGCTCTGGTTCACGCCGCCGGGCGGTGGTGATGAGAACTGGCTGACCTTCGTCAACGCGCCTGCTCAAGGATTGAAGCCGGGGCAGACGGTGACCTGGGGATTTCATCCGTCCGGACCCCATGCTGGTTCGTCGCAGGCGCTTGCGGAGATTCCCCATCTTCGGTTTTTTACAGCCGGCCCGCTTCCGCTGACGCTGCCAATCTTGTGTGGAAAGAGGCGCCGGTTCGCGTGGAGGATGTTCAGGTGCTCCCGGTGGCGGGTGGACCAGGTGCAACGTGGCAGTCCGCGGACGTGTACGCTACACTCGTGAACCGCGCATCTCGAGACGTCCATCTCGCCGACGAGCGGGCGGTCATCTGGTTTTCTGAAGGCACGTCAGACACCTTTTTCAGTCCATCGGCGGTCCGGTTCCTGTTTCACGTGACGCCGGAGTTGCCGGGCGTCTCGTGGCCCACGGTGCTGAAACCAGGGGAACGCGTGCGCGTGGAGTTTCGCGTGTTGTCGACGAAGGGAACCGACTTTTTCAGCCGCGTGTGTCATGTTGTCCTGGTGGACGCTCCACTGGTGCCCCAAGGTTAAGCGGGTTCGCCGGATCCGCTGAGCCACCCGGCTGCCATTGCGTTTCAGAGACGTGCTCAGTACACTGGATGCGGAACGAACGAGGGCGACTTGCCCCGAGGCTCGCTGGGGGGATCAAGGTGATTATCGGCGTACCCAAGGAATTGAAAGACAACGAGAACCGGGTGGCTATCACGCCGGCTTTGGCTCACGCGCTGGTGGACCAAGGGCACGAGGTTCGGATTGAGGCGGGGGCGGGAGAGGGAAGCGGTTTTCGAGATGAGGACTACACCTCTGCAGGCGCCACCATCGTGCCGGACGCAGAGACGGTCTGGAAAACGGCGGACATGGTGATGAAGGTCAAAGAGCCCCAACCGGTCGAATATTCATACTTCCGGTCCGGGCTCATTTTATTTACCTATCTCCACCTCGCGCCAGAGCCTGAGTTGACGAGGGCGCTCATGGAGTCCGGCGTCACCGCGATTGCGTACGAGACGGTGCAACTCGAGGATCGCTCACTGCCCCTGTTGACCCCGATGTCTGAGGTAGCGGGGCGCATGTCGATTCAGATTGGGGCACACTTCTTGGAGAAGGCACACGGGGGGCGCGGCGTTCTGCTCGGCGGCGTGCCCGGCGTGCCACCCGCGCGTGTGATCGTGGTGGGCGGCGGGATCGTCGGCACGAATGCGGCCCGCGTGGCGGTGGGCATGGGCGCAGATGTGACCATCTTCGACAACAATCCGAAGCGGCTGCGCGAATTGGATGACCTCTTCCAGGGTCGCGTGCGCACCATGATGTCGAATCCGTACAATCTCCGGGAGCACATCGAGGGCGCGGATCTCCTCATCGGTGCGGTGCTCATCCCAGGAGCGCGTGCGCCGAAAATCGTCACTGAGGAGATGGTCAAGGGGATGAACCGCGGCGCGGTGGTCGTGGACGTGGCCATCGATCAGGGCGGATCCATTGAGACCATCGATCGCATCACGACCCACTCGAATCCGGTGTTCGAAAAGCACGGCGTGCTGCATTACGCCGTGGCCAACATTCCGGGCGCGGTACCGCGGACTTCGACGCTCGCCCTGACCAACGCCACGGCGCCCTACGCACTGCGGCTCGCGCAGGGCAGGGAGGACGCGCTTCGGCACGATCCGGCGTTGGCCCGCGGCGTGAACGTGTACAAGGGCCGCGTCACGTACCAAGCGGTCGCGGATGCGCTTGGGCTCACCTATACACCGATCGACAGTTTGCTGTAAAATTAAGCAAAGGGGGGATGCGTGTGGTCACCGAGGAACAGGTGCGCACGGTCTTGATGGACGTGCTTGACCCCGAGATCCAGATCGACATCGTCAATTTGGGCATGGTATACGGCATCGACATTCAGGATGGCGGAAAGCGAGTCAAGGTCACCGTCACCCTGACGACGATGGGTTGCCCATTGTTCGACGACATCAAGGAGCAGATCATCGAGAAGGTGTCCGAACTGGAGGGGGTCGAAGAGGTTGATGTGGAATTGACCTTCGATCCGCCTTGGGACAAAGAGATGATGTCCGAAGAGGCGAAGCTCGTGTTCAAATACCTGTTTTGAGTTGGAGCGAAATCGCGCAGGGCGGGGCGGGAGCCAGCGGCCCTGCGCCGACTTGCTTTTTGCTGTCGTTGTGGTACTCTTGGGATCGAAAGATGACTTCTGAAGTCAACATTACATTGCCGAGATAGAGGCGCAAAGAGAGAGGTCGGTTCGTGTGAGCAAACCAGATTTCGTCGTTCGCGGTCTTCGCGTACAGGTGGAAGGCAAAGAGATTCTGAAGGGTGTTGACCTTCATATTCGTGGTGGAGAGATTCACGCCATCATGGGCCCCAACGGGACCGGCAAATCGACGTTGGCTTCGGCCATCATGGGGCATCCGCATTACGAGGTCACCGCGGGAGAGATCTGGCTCGACGGCCAGAACGTCCTCGAGATGTCGGTGGATGAGCGCGCGCGAGCAGGGCTGTTTCTCGCGATGCAGTACCCGGCCGAGGTTCCTGGGGTGTCGAACGCGAACTTCATCCGCACGGCGCTGAACGCCCGCCGCGGCGAGGGAAACGAGATTCCGGTACTTCAGTTCCACCGCCGCCTGGTGCAGAAGATGAAGGAACTGAGCATCGACCCATCGTTCGCGGAGCGCTACTTGAACGAGGGCTTCTCTGGGGGAGAAAAGAAGCGGAACGAGATCCTGCAGATGGCCATGCTGGAGCCTCGTATCGCGATTTTGGACGAGATCGACTCGGGTCTCGACATTGACGCGCTGAAAATCGTCGCGAACGGCGTCAATCAGTTGCGGTCGGACAACATCGGTTTTCTCATCATCACGCACTATCAGCGGCTGCTGAATTATATCGTGCCGGACGTGGTCCACGTGATGATGCAGGGCCGCATCGTCAAGTCGGGGGATGCCAAGCTTGCCGAGGAACTTGAGGCCAAAGGATACGATTGGCTGAAACAGGAGCTCGGCATTGAAGATGAGACTGTCGAAGTGGAAGCCTGAGGGGGTGACGCAGCCATGGGAGAAGTGACTGCTTTGAATCCAGTGCTGCGCGTCGCTCAGGCGCTGCAGGAGCCCAAGGCCGTGACCGAGAAACGGGATGCGGCTTGGAAGCTGTATGAGTCGCTTGAGGTCCCTCGCCTTGAAAAGACGGATCTGCGGCGTGTCGCGTGGGAAGTGGGCGAATTCGAGCCCTCCGAAGCTGCGATTCCCGAATCTGCGCTCGCGTACGTGCGCGGGATCGCCCACTCGTACGCGCTCGTCGTCGACGGCCTGGTCCGCGAGATTCGCCTCGCGGCGGAGGCAAAGGAAAAGGGCATTTCGCTCCTGGCCATTCAGGAGGCCTGTGAAGCGCATCCTGAGATCTGGAATCGCCACTTTGGCAGCATCGTGCCCGCCGAAGAGGCGAAGTGGACGGCTTTGAACATGGCGCTTTTTGCGGGCGGTGTGTTTGTGCACGTCCCGCGCGGCGTGGAGCTGGAACAGCCCGTCGAGGTCGTGTACGTCTGGACGGGGCGGCCCTTCAGCGCCTGCTCGCGGAGCCTGGTCGTCACCGATCCGCTGTCGAGGCTGCGCTACGCGGAGACAACCTTCGCGGCGGACGGGGGGCGTTTTGTCAACAGCCATGTGCTTGAAGTCTTCGCGGGGCAGGCGAGCCGCGTTGAAGTGGCGATGGCGGATGAGTGGTCCAAGGGCGGTATCCATTTCGTGACCCGGCGGGCGAAGACGGACAACGACGCCGAGATCGACTGGGTGGTGGCGGATACGTCCGATGGCCAGGCGGTGGAGACGATTGAGAGTGCGCTTGTGGGGCAGGGCAGCCGGAGCCTCACCCGCGTGATGGGCCTCGGCCACGGCCGCGCGCACGTGGAGATCACGGCGAGCATGCGGCACGTGGGGCGCCACACGGAGAGCGAGATCTCGATGAACGGAGCGCTTCGCGACCGCGCGAACGTGATTTTCCGCAGCCGCACGCAGATTGAAAAGGGCGCGGTCGGCGCGGGCAGCGAGCAGCACGATCGGATGATCATGGTGGACGGCACGGCCCGCGCGGACGCCATCCCGATGCTGCTCATCGACGAGAACGACGTGGAGCGCTGCGGCCATGCGGCGAGCGTCGGCAAGATTGACCCGATGCAGGTGTACTACCTGATGTCGCGCGGCATTCCGCAGTCCGTCGCGGTGCAGATGATCATCTGGGGCTATCTTCGCGATTCGGTCGAGGCACTGCCTACAGACGCCATGCGCGATCTCGTCGTGTCAAGGGTGGAAAGGGAGCTTGCGCGATGAACGCGGAGGAGCTTCGCAAGGATTTCCCGATTTTGTCGGAGCGAATCAACGGACATCGGCTGGTGTACCTGGATAACGCGGCGACGTCGCAGAAGCCGCGCCAGGTCATCGACGCTTTGCGTCGATACTACGAGCACGACAACTCCAACGTGCACCGCGGCGTGCATACGCTGGGTTCGCGCGCGACCGAGGCTTACGAGGCGGCGCGCGAGCGGGTGGCGCGGTTCATTCGGGCGAAATCACCGCAGGAGATTGTCTTCACGCGTGGCACGACGGAGTCGCTGAATATGATCGCGCACGGATATGCGCGCGCAAAGCTGCGCGAAGGCGACGAAATTGTCCTGCCGCCGAGCGAGCACCACTCCAACCTCATCCCGTGGCAGCAGGCGGCGCGAGCGACCGGCGCGACACTGCGCTACCTGCCGCTTCAGCCGGACGGGACCATCCGGCTGGAGGACGTCGAGGCGGCGGTGACGGATCGGACGAAGATTGTGGCCATCGCCCACGTGTCGAATGTGCTTGGCACCGTCAACCCGGTGCGGGAGATCGCCGAGATCGCCCACCGCCACGGGGCCATCATCGTCGTGGACGGGGCGCAGAGCGTGCCGCACATGCCGACGGACGTCGTGGAGATGGACTGCGACTTTCTGGCGTTCTCGGGCCACAAGATGCTCGGCCCGACGGGAATCGGCGTGCTGTATGGCAAAGCCGAGTTGTTGGCGGAGATGGAGCCGACGTACTACGGTGGCGAGATGATCGACGTGGTGGATCTGTACGAGTCGACGTGGAAGGAGGCGCCGTGGAAGTTTGAGGGCGGCACGCCCATCATCGCGGGCGCCATCGGTCTCGCCGCCGCGATGGACTATCTGGAGAGGGTCGGCATGGCGGAGATCGAGCGCCACGACGCTGCGCTCGCGGCGAAGGCCGTCGAGCGGCTGGCCGAGATCGACGGCGTGACCATCTTCGGTCCGCCACCTGGACAGTCGCGCGCGGGCCTCGTCACGTTCAATCTCGGCCGCGTCCACCCGCACGATCTCGCCACTGTGCTGGACGCGCGCGGCGTGGCCATCCGGGCCGGGCACCATTGCGCCCAGCCGCTGATGCGCCTGTTCAACGTCCCCGCGACGGCGCGCGCGAGCTTCTACCTGTACAACACCGAGGAAGACGTCGATGCGCTCGTGGATGCCGTTCTCGAGGCAAAGGAGTTTTTCGGCCATGCAATTGGATGATCTGTACCGCCAAGTGATCATGGATCACTACCAACATCCCCGCAACCGGGGGACGCTTGACGAAGGCGCCATCTCGGTGGATCTGCGCAATCCGAGTTGCGGCGACGAGATTCATCTGCAACTGCTGGTGGATGACGGTGTCGTCAAGGACGTGCGGTTTCTCGGCAGCGGCTGCTCCATCTCGATGGCGTCGGCCTCGATGATGACGGAGGCCATCAAGGGCAAGTCCATTGAGGAGGCCGTCGAGCTCTCGCATGCGTTTCGCGCAATGATGCGCGGCGAAGACGTGGATCTGGAGCAAATGGGGGAACTCGAGGCGCTGCAGGGTGTCAAAAAGTTCCCGGCCCGCATCAAGTGTGCGACATTGGCGTGGCAGGCGCTGGAGCGCGCAGCGTCGGTGCCGCACGGAGGGCATATCGAGGAAGAGACGCTCGGCGAGTAAGGGCGAGGCCGCGAGAGGCGGCCGAAATGGACCATGAGGAGGGATTGGGCATGGCGAAAGTGCTGCCGGACATGGAAGAGTATCAGTATGGATTTCACGATCCCGACATCGCCGTGGCGAAGCTCGACAAGGGATTGTCGCGAAAGACAGTGGAGCAGATCTCGATGATGAAGAACGAGCCGGGCTGGATGACGGACTTCCGCCTGCGCGCGTTTGAGATCTTCCAGCAGAAGCCGATGCCGACATGGGGCGGCGATCTCAGCGAGCTGAACTTCGACGACATCACGTACTACGTGAAGCCCACGGAGAAGAAGGGGCGCTCCTGGGACGAAGTTCCGGAGGAGATCAAGCGGACGTTTGACCGCCTCGGCATCCCGGAGGCAGAACAGAAATTTTTGGCGGGCGTTTCGGCGCAGTACGAGTCGGAGGTCGTGTACCACTCGATGCGACAGGACCTCGAGAAGATGGGCGTCATCTTCATGGACACGGATAGCGCGCTGCGCGAGTACCCGGAGCTGTTCAAGGAGTACTTCGGCACCGTGGTGCCGCCTGAGGACAACAAGTTTGCGGCGCTGAACAGCGCGGTGTGGAGCGGCGGCAGCTTCATCTACGTGCCAAAGGGCGTCCGCTGTGAGATCCCGCTTCAGGCGTATTTCCGCATCAATTCGGAGAACATGGGTCAGTTCGAGCGCACGCTCATCATCTGCGACGAGGACAGCTTCGTCCACTACGTGGAGGGCTGCACGGCGCCGATTTACAGCACCAACTCGCTGCACAGCGCGGTGGTCGAGATCATCGTGAAGAGCGGGGCGCGCTGCCGCTACACGACCATTCAGAACTGGGCGCCGAACATCTACAACCTGGTGACGAAGCGCGCCGTGGCGTACCGCAACGCGACGATGGAATGGGTCGACGGCAATATTGGATCGAAGCTGACGATGAAGTATCCGTCGGTCTACATGATGGAAGAGGGCGCGAAGGCGATGGTGCTGTCCATCGCGGTGGCCGGCCGCGGCCAGCATCAGGACGCGGGTGCGAAGGTGGTTCACCTGGCGCCCAATACGACCTCGACCATCGTGTCGAAGTCGATCAGTAAGCACGGCGGCAAGACGACGTATCGGGGGCTTGCGAGCTTTGGCCCGAACGCGAAGGGCGCCAAGGCGAACATCAAGTGTGATACGCTGATCCTCGACGACAACTCGACGTCGGACACCATTCCGTACAATGAGATCATGAACGACGACGTGACGCTTGAGCACGAGGCGTCGGTGTCGAAGGTGAGCGAGGAGCAGCTCTTCTACCTGATGAGCCGCGGCATTCCGGAGGAAGAGGCGACGCGCATGATCGTCATGGGCTTCATCGAGCCGTTCACGCGCGAACTGCCGATGGAGTACGCTGTGGAGATGAACCGGCTCATTAAACTGGAGATGGAAGGTTCGATCGGCTGATGGCTTGGATCAAGGTGGCGAACGTCTCCGAGATCGGCGTGGGAGAGATGAAGCGCGTCGAGCTGCCCTACGACGACGTCGCCATTTACCACGCCGAGGATGGATTTTACGCGACGTCGGACGTGTGCACACATGCTGCTCAGTCGCTCACGGAGGGCCGACTGGAAGGACACATTGTGCACTGCCCGCGTCACGGAGGAAAGTTCGACATTCGCACGGGAGAGCCGAAGGCATTCCCGTGCGTGATTCCGCTGCAGACGTATCCGGTGGAGGTGCGCGGCGGAGAAGTGTGGATCGACGATGAAAGCTGATCCGTCCGTCGATTCCGCCCTCCGCGCTCGACGCGGAACGGAGGGATAACTTGAAGATTTCGAGCCGTA
This window harbors:
- a CDS encoding SufB/SufD family protein, with the translated sequence MGEVTALNPVLRVAQALQEPKAVTEKRDAAWKLYESLEVPRLEKTDLRRVAWEVGEFEPSEAAIPESALAYVRGIAHSYALVVDGLVREIRLAAEAKEKGISLLAIQEACEAHPEIWNRHFGSIVPAEEAKWTALNMALFAGGVFVHVPRGVELEQPVEVVYVWTGRPFSACSRSLVVTDPLSRLRYAETTFAADGGRFVNSHVLEVFAGQASRVEVAMADEWSKGGIHFVTRRAKTDNDAEIDWVVADTSDGQAVETIESALVGQGSRSLTRVMGLGHGRAHVEITASMRHVGRHTESEISMNGALRDRANVIFRSRTQIEKGAVGAGSEQHDRMIMVDGTARADAIPMLLIDENDVERCGHAASVGKIDPMQVYYLMSRGIPQSVAVQMIIWGYLRDSVEALPTDAMRDLVVSRVERELAR
- the sufC gene encoding Fe-S cluster assembly ATPase SufC codes for the protein MSKPDFVVRGLRVQVEGKEILKGVDLHIRGGEIHAIMGPNGTGKSTLASAIMGHPHYEVTAGEIWLDGQNVLEMSVDERARAGLFLAMQYPAEVPGVSNANFIRTALNARRGEGNEIPVLQFHRRLVQKMKELSIDPSFAERYLNEGFSGGEKKRNEILQMAMLEPRIAILDEIDSGLDIDALKIVANGVNQLRSDNIGFLIITHYQRLLNYIVPDVVHVMMQGRIVKSGDAKLAEELEAKGYDWLKQELGIEDETVEVEA
- a CDS encoding metal-sulfur cluster assembly factor; its protein translation is MRVVTEEQVRTVLMDVLDPEIQIDIVNLGMVYGIDIQDGGKRVKVTVTLTTMGCPLFDDIKEQIIEKVSELEGVEEVDVELTFDPPWDKEMMSEEAKLVFKYLF
- a CDS encoding cysteine desulfurase, giving the protein MNAEELRKDFPILSERINGHRLVYLDNAATSQKPRQVIDALRRYYEHDNSNVHRGVHTLGSRATEAYEAARERVARFIRAKSPQEIVFTRGTTESLNMIAHGYARAKLREGDEIVLPPSEHHSNLIPWQQAARATGATLRYLPLQPDGTIRLEDVEAAVTDRTKIVAIAHVSNVLGTVNPVREIAEIAHRHGAIIVVDGAQSVPHMPTDVVEMDCDFLAFSGHKMLGPTGIGVLYGKAELLAEMEPTYYGGEMIDVVDLYESTWKEAPWKFEGGTPIIAGAIGLAAAMDYLERVGMAEIERHDAALAAKAVERLAEIDGVTIFGPPPGQSRAGLVTFNLGRVHPHDLATVLDARGVAIRAGHHCAQPLMRLFNVPATARASFYLYNTEEDVDALVDAVLEAKEFFGHAIG
- the ald gene encoding alanine dehydrogenase, with the protein product MIIGVPKELKDNENRVAITPALAHALVDQGHEVRIEAGAGEGSGFRDEDYTSAGATIVPDAETVWKTADMVMKVKEPQPVEYSYFRSGLILFTYLHLAPEPELTRALMESGVTAIAYETVQLEDRSLPLLTPMSEVAGRMSIQIGAHFLEKAHGGRGVLLGGVPGVPPARVIVVGGGIVGTNAARVAVGMGADVTIFDNNPKRLRELDDLFQGRVRTMMSNPYNLREHIEGADLLIGAVLIPGARAPKIVTEEMVKGMNRGAVVVDVAIDQGGSIETIDRITTHSNPVFEKHGVLHYAVANIPGAVPRTSTLALTNATAPYALRLAQGREDALRHDPALARGVNVYKGRVTYQAVADALGLTYTPIDSLL
- the sufU gene encoding Fe-S cluster assembly sulfur transfer protein SufU is translated as MQLDDLYRQVIMDHYQHPRNRGTLDEGAISVDLRNPSCGDEIHLQLLVDDGVVKDVRFLGSGCSISMASASMMTEAIKGKSIEEAVELSHAFRAMMRGEDVDLEQMGELEALQGVKKFPARIKCATLAWQALERAASVPHGGHIEEETLGE